From Budorcas taxicolor isolate Tak-1 chromosome 19, Takin1.1, whole genome shotgun sequence, the proteins below share one genomic window:
- the GAA gene encoding lysosomal alpha-glucosidase isoform X1 codes for MIHCPPMMRWPPCSRTLLGVCTLLSLALLGNILLHDLEVVPRELRGFSQDEIHQACQPGASSPECRGSPRAAPTQCDLPPNSRFDCAPDKGITQQQCEARGCCYVPAEWPPDAQMGQPWCFFPPSYPSYRLENLTTTETGYTATLTRAVPTFFPKDIMTLRLDVLMETESRLHFTIKDPANRRYEVPLETPRVYSQAPFTLYSVEFSEEPFGVVVRRKLDGRVLLNTTVAPLFFADQFLQLSTSLPSHYITGLAEHLGSLMLSTNWTKITLWNRDIAPEPNVNLYGSHPFYLVLEDGGLAHGVFLLNSNAMDVVLQPSPALSWRSTGGILDVYIFLGPEPKSVVQQYLDVVGYPFMPPYWGLGFHLCRWGYSTSAITRQVVENMTRAYFPLDVQWNDLDYMDARRDFTFNKDHFGDFPAMVQELHQGGRRYIMIVDPAISSSGPAGTYRPYDEGLRRGVFITNETGQPLIGQVWPGLTAFPDFTNPEALDWWQDMVTEFHAQVPFDGMWIDMNEPSNFVRGSVDGCPDNSLENPPYLPGVVGGTLRAATICASSHQFLSTHYDLHNLYGLTEALASHRALVKARGTRPFVISRSTFAGHGRYSGHWTGDVWSNWEQLSYSVPETLLFNLLGVPLVGADICGFLGNTSEELCVRWTQLGAFYPFMRNHNALTSQPQEPYRFSEAAQRAMRKALTLRYALLPYLYTLFHGAHARGETVARPLFLQFPEDPSTWTVDRQLLWGEALLITPVLEAEKVEVTGYFPQGTWYDLQTVPMEAFGSLPPPAPLTSVIHSKGQWVTLSAPLDTINVHLRAGHIIPMQGPALTTTESRKQPMALAVALTASGEAQGELFWDDGESLGVLDGGDYTQLIFLAKNNTFVNKLVHMSSEGASLQLRNVTVLGVATAPQQVLCNSVPVSNFTFNPDTETLAIPVSLTMGEQFVISWS; via the exons ATG ATCCACTGTCCACCCATGATGAGGTGGCCACCCTGCTCCCGCACCCTGCTGGGGGTCTGCACCCTCCTCTCCTTGGCCCTCCTGGGGAACATCCTGCTTCATGACTTGGAGGTGGTCCCCCGAGAACTACGAGGCTTCTCCCAAGACGAGATTCACCAAGCTTGCCAGCCAGGAGCCAGCAGCCCAGAATGCCGTGGCAGCCCCAGGGCAGCGCCCACACAGTGCGACCTGCCCCCCAACAGCCGCTTCGACTGCGCCCCAGACAAGGGCATCACCCAGCAGCAGTGTGAGGCCCGCGGCTGCTGCTACGTGCCTGCAGAGTGGCCTCCGGATGCCCAGATGGGGCAGCCCTGGTGCTTCTTCCCTCCCAGCTACCCCAGTTACAGGCTGGAGAACCTGACCACCACTGAGACGGGGTACACGGCCACCCTGACCCGTGCCGTCCCGACCTTCTTCCCCAAGGACATCATGACCTTGAGGCTGGATGTGTTGATGGAGACCGAGAGCAGACTTCACTTCACG ATCAAAGATCCCGCCAATAGACGCTATGAGGTGCCCTTGGAGACCCCGCGTGTCTACAGCCAGGCACCGTTCACACTCTACAGCGTGGAGTTCTCGGAGGAGCCCTTTGGGGTGGTCGTGCGGCGGAAGCTGGACGGACGGGTGCT GCTGAACACTACGGTGGCCCCCCTGTTCTTTGCGGACCAATTTCTGCAGCTGTCCACCTCCCTGCCATCCCACTACATCACAGGCCTTGCCGAACACCTCGGGTCCCTGATGCTCAGCACCAACTGGACCAAGATCACCCTCTGGAACCGGGACATCGCCCCTGAG CCCAACGTGAACCTGTACGGATCTCACCCTTTCTACCTGGTCCTGGAGGATGGCGGGTTGGCTCACGGGGTCTTCCTGCTGAACAGCAATGCCATGG ATGTGGTcctgcagcccagcccagccctcagcTGGAGGTCGACAGGCGGGATCCTGGACGTGTACATCTTCCTGGGCCCGGAGCCCAAGAGCGTGGTGCAGCAGTACCTGGATGTCGTGG GCTACCCGTTCATGCCGCCGTACTGGGGCCTGGGCTTCCACCTGTGCCGCTGGGGCTACTCCACCTCCGCCATCACCCGCCAGGTCGTGGAGAACATGACCAGGGCCTACTTCCCCCTG GACGTCCAGTGGAATGACCTCGACTACATGGATGCCAGACGGGACTTCACTTTCAACAAGGACCACTTCGGGGACTTCCCGGCCATGGTGCAGGAGCTCCACCAGGGTGGTCGGCGGTACATCATGATCGTG GATCCTGCCATCAGCAGCTCAGGCCCTGCTGGGACCTACCGACCCTACGACGAGGGTCTGAGGCGGGGGGTCTTCATCACCAATGAGACTGGGCAGCCACTGATTGGGCAG GTGTGGCCCGGACTCACCGCCTTCCCCGACTTCACCAACCCCGAAGCTCTTGACTGGTGGCAGGACATGGTGACCGAGTTCCACGCCCAAGTGCCCTTCGATGGCATGTGGATT GATATGAACGAGCCATCCAATTTTGTGAGGGGCTCAGTGGATGGCTGCCCAGACAACAGCCTGGAGAACCCACCCTACCTCCCAG GGGTGGTTGGCGGGACCCTCCGGGCAGCCACCATCTGCGCCTCCAGCCACCAGTTCCTGTCCACGCACTACGACCTGCACAACCTGTATGGCCTGACTGAAGCCTTAGCCTCCCACAG GGCCCTGGTGAAGGCTCGAGGGACGCGTCCCTTCGTGATCTCTCGCTCAACCTTTGCCGGCCATGGCCGATACTCTGGCCACTGGACAGGGGATGTGTGGAGCAACTGGGAGCAGCtttcctactctgtgccag AAACCCTGCTTTTCAATCTGCTGGGGGTGCCCCTGGTGGGGGCCGACATCTGTGGCTTCCTGGGCAACACCTCAGAGGAGCTGTGTGTGCGCTGGACCCAGCTGGGGGCCTTCTACCCCTTCATGCGGAACCACAATGCCCTGACCAGCCAG CCGCAGGAGCCATACAGGTTCAGCGAGGCGGCGCAGCGAGCCATGAGGAAGGCGTTGACCCTGCGCTACGCGCTGCTGCCCTACCTCTACACGCTCTTCCACGGGGCCCACGCCAGAGGCGAGACGGTGGCCCGGCCCCTCTTCCTGCA GTTCCCCGAGGACCCCAGCACCTGGACTGTGGACCGCCAGCTCCTGTGGGGGGAGGCTCTGCTCATCACCCCAGTGCTCGAGGCTGAGAAGGTTGAAGTCACTGGCTACTTCCCCCAGGGCACATGGTACGACCTGCAGACG GTACCAATGGAAGCCTTTGGCAGCCTCCCGCCTCCTGCACCCCTCACGTCTGTCATCCACAGCAAGGGGCAGTGGGTGACTCTGTCCGCCCCGCTGGACACCATCAACGTCCACCTCCGGGCCGGGCACATCATCCCTATGCAG GGCCCTGCCCTCACGACCACCGAGTCCCGCAAGCAGCCCATGGCCCTGGCTGTGGCCCTGACAGCCAGTGGGGAGGCCCAAGGGGAGCTGTTCTGGGACGACGGGGAGAGCCTGGGAGTGCTGGATGGTGGGGACTACACGCAGCTCATCTTCCTGGCCAAGAAC AACACCTTTGTAAACAAGCTGGTGCACATGAGCAGTGAGGGGGCCAGCCTGCAGCTGAGGAACGTGACCGTCCTAGGGGTGGCCACAGCCCCGCAGCAGGTCCTCTGCAACAGCGTTCCTGTCTCCAACTTCACCTTCAATCCTGACACGGAG ACTCTGGCCATCCCTGTCTCGCTGACCATGGGAGAGCAGTTTGTCATCAGTTGGTCTTAA
- the GAA gene encoding lysosomal alpha-glucosidase isoform X2, translating to MMRWPPCSRTLLGVCTLLSLALLGNILLHDLEVVPRELRGFSQDEIHQACQPGASSPECRGSPRAAPTQCDLPPNSRFDCAPDKGITQQQCEARGCCYVPAEWPPDAQMGQPWCFFPPSYPSYRLENLTTTETGYTATLTRAVPTFFPKDIMTLRLDVLMETESRLHFTIKDPANRRYEVPLETPRVYSQAPFTLYSVEFSEEPFGVVVRRKLDGRVLLNTTVAPLFFADQFLQLSTSLPSHYITGLAEHLGSLMLSTNWTKITLWNRDIAPEPNVNLYGSHPFYLVLEDGGLAHGVFLLNSNAMDVVLQPSPALSWRSTGGILDVYIFLGPEPKSVVQQYLDVVGYPFMPPYWGLGFHLCRWGYSTSAITRQVVENMTRAYFPLDVQWNDLDYMDARRDFTFNKDHFGDFPAMVQELHQGGRRYIMIVDPAISSSGPAGTYRPYDEGLRRGVFITNETGQPLIGQVWPGLTAFPDFTNPEALDWWQDMVTEFHAQVPFDGMWIDMNEPSNFVRGSVDGCPDNSLENPPYLPGVVGGTLRAATICASSHQFLSTHYDLHNLYGLTEALASHRALVKARGTRPFVISRSTFAGHGRYSGHWTGDVWSNWEQLSYSVPETLLFNLLGVPLVGADICGFLGNTSEELCVRWTQLGAFYPFMRNHNALTSQPQEPYRFSEAAQRAMRKALTLRYALLPYLYTLFHGAHARGETVARPLFLQFPEDPSTWTVDRQLLWGEALLITPVLEAEKVEVTGYFPQGTWYDLQTVPMEAFGSLPPPAPLTSVIHSKGQWVTLSAPLDTINVHLRAGHIIPMQGPALTTTESRKQPMALAVALTASGEAQGELFWDDGESLGVLDGGDYTQLIFLAKNNTFVNKLVHMSSEGASLQLRNVTVLGVATAPQQVLCNSVPVSNFTFNPDTETLAIPVSLTMGEQFVISWS from the exons ATGATGAGGTGGCCACCCTGCTCCCGCACCCTGCTGGGGGTCTGCACCCTCCTCTCCTTGGCCCTCCTGGGGAACATCCTGCTTCATGACTTGGAGGTGGTCCCCCGAGAACTACGAGGCTTCTCCCAAGACGAGATTCACCAAGCTTGCCAGCCAGGAGCCAGCAGCCCAGAATGCCGTGGCAGCCCCAGGGCAGCGCCCACACAGTGCGACCTGCCCCCCAACAGCCGCTTCGACTGCGCCCCAGACAAGGGCATCACCCAGCAGCAGTGTGAGGCCCGCGGCTGCTGCTACGTGCCTGCAGAGTGGCCTCCGGATGCCCAGATGGGGCAGCCCTGGTGCTTCTTCCCTCCCAGCTACCCCAGTTACAGGCTGGAGAACCTGACCACCACTGAGACGGGGTACACGGCCACCCTGACCCGTGCCGTCCCGACCTTCTTCCCCAAGGACATCATGACCTTGAGGCTGGATGTGTTGATGGAGACCGAGAGCAGACTTCACTTCACG ATCAAAGATCCCGCCAATAGACGCTATGAGGTGCCCTTGGAGACCCCGCGTGTCTACAGCCAGGCACCGTTCACACTCTACAGCGTGGAGTTCTCGGAGGAGCCCTTTGGGGTGGTCGTGCGGCGGAAGCTGGACGGACGGGTGCT GCTGAACACTACGGTGGCCCCCCTGTTCTTTGCGGACCAATTTCTGCAGCTGTCCACCTCCCTGCCATCCCACTACATCACAGGCCTTGCCGAACACCTCGGGTCCCTGATGCTCAGCACCAACTGGACCAAGATCACCCTCTGGAACCGGGACATCGCCCCTGAG CCCAACGTGAACCTGTACGGATCTCACCCTTTCTACCTGGTCCTGGAGGATGGCGGGTTGGCTCACGGGGTCTTCCTGCTGAACAGCAATGCCATGG ATGTGGTcctgcagcccagcccagccctcagcTGGAGGTCGACAGGCGGGATCCTGGACGTGTACATCTTCCTGGGCCCGGAGCCCAAGAGCGTGGTGCAGCAGTACCTGGATGTCGTGG GCTACCCGTTCATGCCGCCGTACTGGGGCCTGGGCTTCCACCTGTGCCGCTGGGGCTACTCCACCTCCGCCATCACCCGCCAGGTCGTGGAGAACATGACCAGGGCCTACTTCCCCCTG GACGTCCAGTGGAATGACCTCGACTACATGGATGCCAGACGGGACTTCACTTTCAACAAGGACCACTTCGGGGACTTCCCGGCCATGGTGCAGGAGCTCCACCAGGGTGGTCGGCGGTACATCATGATCGTG GATCCTGCCATCAGCAGCTCAGGCCCTGCTGGGACCTACCGACCCTACGACGAGGGTCTGAGGCGGGGGGTCTTCATCACCAATGAGACTGGGCAGCCACTGATTGGGCAG GTGTGGCCCGGACTCACCGCCTTCCCCGACTTCACCAACCCCGAAGCTCTTGACTGGTGGCAGGACATGGTGACCGAGTTCCACGCCCAAGTGCCCTTCGATGGCATGTGGATT GATATGAACGAGCCATCCAATTTTGTGAGGGGCTCAGTGGATGGCTGCCCAGACAACAGCCTGGAGAACCCACCCTACCTCCCAG GGGTGGTTGGCGGGACCCTCCGGGCAGCCACCATCTGCGCCTCCAGCCACCAGTTCCTGTCCACGCACTACGACCTGCACAACCTGTATGGCCTGACTGAAGCCTTAGCCTCCCACAG GGCCCTGGTGAAGGCTCGAGGGACGCGTCCCTTCGTGATCTCTCGCTCAACCTTTGCCGGCCATGGCCGATACTCTGGCCACTGGACAGGGGATGTGTGGAGCAACTGGGAGCAGCtttcctactctgtgccag AAACCCTGCTTTTCAATCTGCTGGGGGTGCCCCTGGTGGGGGCCGACATCTGTGGCTTCCTGGGCAACACCTCAGAGGAGCTGTGTGTGCGCTGGACCCAGCTGGGGGCCTTCTACCCCTTCATGCGGAACCACAATGCCCTGACCAGCCAG CCGCAGGAGCCATACAGGTTCAGCGAGGCGGCGCAGCGAGCCATGAGGAAGGCGTTGACCCTGCGCTACGCGCTGCTGCCCTACCTCTACACGCTCTTCCACGGGGCCCACGCCAGAGGCGAGACGGTGGCCCGGCCCCTCTTCCTGCA GTTCCCCGAGGACCCCAGCACCTGGACTGTGGACCGCCAGCTCCTGTGGGGGGAGGCTCTGCTCATCACCCCAGTGCTCGAGGCTGAGAAGGTTGAAGTCACTGGCTACTTCCCCCAGGGCACATGGTACGACCTGCAGACG GTACCAATGGAAGCCTTTGGCAGCCTCCCGCCTCCTGCACCCCTCACGTCTGTCATCCACAGCAAGGGGCAGTGGGTGACTCTGTCCGCCCCGCTGGACACCATCAACGTCCACCTCCGGGCCGGGCACATCATCCCTATGCAG GGCCCTGCCCTCACGACCACCGAGTCCCGCAAGCAGCCCATGGCCCTGGCTGTGGCCCTGACAGCCAGTGGGGAGGCCCAAGGGGAGCTGTTCTGGGACGACGGGGAGAGCCTGGGAGTGCTGGATGGTGGGGACTACACGCAGCTCATCTTCCTGGCCAAGAAC AACACCTTTGTAAACAAGCTGGTGCACATGAGCAGTGAGGGGGCCAGCCTGCAGCTGAGGAACGTGACCGTCCTAGGGGTGGCCACAGCCCCGCAGCAGGTCCTCTGCAACAGCGTTCCTGTCTCCAACTTCACCTTCAATCCTGACACGGAG ACTCTGGCCATCCCTGTCTCGCTGACCATGGGAGAGCAGTTTGTCATCAGTTGGTCTTAA